One window from the genome of Moritella sp. F3 encodes:
- a CDS encoding M14 family zinc carboxypeptidase, with the protein MPLRTQQQPSLPELVQLEKLIALGGTHLRHQVLARVPYKKFSYPLYSISMGSQSRNAPVIAFIGGIHGVERIGTQVILALFESLIRRLKWDQSLHQELSQVKLLFLPLMNPVGMLNNSRANGNGVDLMRNAPVDAAGTVPWLVGGQRISNILPWYRGRKGKAMQEESRVLVEHINQELLAAPFSIALDCHSGFGFNNQIWFPYAKSKQPIPHLAEIFKLRKMLTETYPHQDYVFEPQARNYMTHGDLWDHLYDQSLNLDTTFLPLTLEMGSWTWIKKNPLQVFKSSGIFHPIQPHRVKRVLRQHHVLMEFLIKVTGSYAHWLPQLNKERHHADATSLWYNE; encoded by the coding sequence CGCCACCAAGTATTAGCGCGCGTACCTTACAAAAAATTCAGTTACCCTTTGTACTCGATCAGTATGGGGTCACAATCCCGAAATGCCCCTGTCATCGCCTTTATCGGAGGCATTCATGGTGTTGAACGCATCGGCACCCAAGTTATCCTCGCCTTGTTTGAAAGCCTCATTCGTCGACTAAAATGGGACCAATCGCTACATCAGGAATTAAGCCAAGTAAAACTACTCTTTCTGCCATTAATGAATCCAGTCGGTATGCTCAACAATAGCCGGGCCAATGGTAATGGTGTTGATTTAATGCGTAATGCGCCTGTAGATGCTGCTGGCACCGTGCCTTGGCTGGTTGGCGGCCAGCGGATCAGTAATATATTACCCTGGTATCGCGGCAGAAAAGGCAAAGCAATGCAAGAGGAGTCCCGTGTACTCGTTGAACATATTAACCAAGAATTATTGGCGGCACCGTTCAGCATCGCATTGGATTGCCACTCTGGATTCGGCTTCAACAATCAAATTTGGTTTCCATACGCAAAATCAAAACAGCCAATTCCTCACTTAGCTGAAATATTTAAACTGCGAAAAATGCTCACAGAAACCTACCCACACCAAGATTATGTATTTGAACCGCAAGCACGTAATTACATGACCCATGGAGATTTGTGGGATCATTTATATGACCAATCGCTCAATCTTGATACCACCTTTTTACCACTGACATTAGAAATGGGCTCATGGACCTGGATCAAAAAAAATCCCCTGCAAGTATTTAAATCCAGTGGCATTTTTCATCCTATTCAGCCCCACCGAGTTAAGCGTGTTCTGCGCCAACACCACGTACTCATGGAGTTTTTAATTAAGGTAACGGGTTCTTACGCACACTGGCTACCACAACTAAATAAGGAACGTCATCATGCCGATGCAACTTCGCTCTGGTATAACGAATAG
- a CDS encoding alpha/beta fold hydrolase, whose translation MPMQLRSGITNSLLPLPIEKENPTPIWLLIRGLCRQKLHWEDFPTKLSQQLNGQVICCDIAGTGSQWQVTTPRSITAIMRQLRHTFRQQHQHVSYPIRLLGISMGGMIATEWAKHFPNEVERMVFINTSFKEFSPLHQRLKLHNVPTLLKILTSPPLQQEQLILKMTSHTAPHTHNQQSHTQINNHQALAQRWADYAVQQPVSRQNALRQLVAASRFSPPTQAPIKHILLLASSHDRLVDVSCSTVIAKKWLCPIHYHPTAGHDLPLDDSSWVCHQIAEWLTE comes from the coding sequence ATGCCGATGCAACTTCGCTCTGGTATAACGAATAGTCTATTACCCTTACCGATTGAGAAGGAAAACCCCACACCAATATGGCTATTAATCCGTGGGCTGTGCCGCCAAAAATTGCACTGGGAAGACTTTCCAACCAAGCTGTCCCAACAACTTAATGGTCAAGTTATATGTTGTGATATTGCTGGTACAGGTAGTCAATGGCAAGTCACAACACCAAGATCGATCACAGCTATTATGCGGCAACTGCGTCATACATTTAGACAGCAGCACCAGCATGTGAGTTATCCGATCCGATTACTGGGGATTTCGATGGGCGGCATGATCGCAACGGAATGGGCAAAACATTTTCCTAATGAGGTCGAGCGCATGGTGTTTATTAATACCAGCTTCAAAGAATTCAGTCCTCTTCACCAACGTCTTAAATTACACAATGTCCCCACGCTACTGAAAATATTAACCAGTCCACCTTTGCAGCAAGAACAGCTCATTTTAAAGATGACTAGCCATACAGCCCCACATACGCATAACCAACAAAGTCACACTCAAATTAATAACCATCAAGCATTAGCACAGCGCTGGGCTGATTATGCAGTGCAGCAGCCTGTAAGCCGTCAAAATGCACTGCGACAACTGGTTGCAGCTAGTCGTTTTAGTCCGCCAACGCAGGCACCCATTAAACATATTTTGTTACTCGCAAGCTCACACGACCGACTCGTTGATGTTAGCTGCAGTACTGTAATTGCAAAAAAATGGTTGTGTCCAATTCATTATCACCCCACAGCTGGTCACGATTTACCGCTTGATGACAGCAGTTGGGTCTGTCATCAGATTGCAGAGTGGCTCACAGAATAG